In Pedobacter sp. WC2423, the following are encoded in one genomic region:
- a CDS encoding AcvB/VirJ family lysyl-phosphatidylglycerol hydrolase, whose product MSYWQRGLCLIYIFLFSGCGILVKTRATNHHGVETDDFNLPVINYPSAIPSSKRLLLLFSGDGGWLDFEDQLSTGFAQKGFHTIGFNSRSYFWDGKTPQQTADDIALLIYKYSTLYNTRVIYLVGYSFGADVVPFIYNRLPEAMKNKVVALELMSPYFTSDFKVHTSDLLNLAGDDRQYKVQPEIEAVNVPIFCFYGKNEDPKPMEKLQKKNFTLKILPGDHHYDASSHQEIFKALRGLRRNQFFREHGLWML is encoded by the coding sequence ATGAGTTACTGGCAGCGAGGTTTATGCCTTATTTACATTTTTCTTTTTTCCGGATGCGGAATCCTGGTAAAAACCAGGGCAACAAATCACCATGGGGTTGAAACTGACGATTTTAATCTCCCGGTAATTAACTATCCAAGTGCTATTCCATCTTCCAAAAGGTTACTTCTTCTTTTCTCCGGAGACGGGGGATGGCTGGACTTTGAAGATCAGTTATCTACAGGCTTTGCACAAAAAGGATTTCATACCATAGGCTTTAATTCCAGGAGCTATTTCTGGGACGGTAAAACACCCCAGCAAACGGCAGATGATATTGCCTTATTAATTTACAAATATTCTACGCTCTACAATACCAGGGTGATTTATCTGGTTGGTTATTCCTTTGGCGCAGACGTTGTCCCTTTCATCTATAACCGATTACCAGAGGCAATGAAAAACAAAGTTGTCGCATTGGAGCTGATGTCTCCTTATTTCACCTCAGATTTTAAGGTACATACGTCCGACCTGCTGAATTTGGCCGGAGATGACAGGCAATATAAGGTTCAGCCCGAAATTGAAGCTGTAAACGTCCCGATTTTCTGTTTTTACGGAAAGAATGAAGATCCAAAGCCAATGGAGAAATTACAAAAAAAGAATTTTACATTAAAGATCTTACCGGGAGATCATCATTATGATGCTTCCTCTCATCAGGAAATTTTTAAAGCTTTACGCGGATTAAGAAGAAATCAATTTTTTAGAGAACACGGATTATGGATGCTATAG